Proteins from a single region of Chaetodon trifascialis isolate fChaTrf1 chromosome 10, fChaTrf1.hap1, whole genome shotgun sequence:
- the LOC139337658 gene encoding USP6 N-terminal-like protein — protein sequence MKKDIDTLIAEERAEIITKYDKGRQEGVRIDPWEDADYSIYKVTDRFGFLHEKELPTPSALEEKQKQQEIERVEKWLKMVKNWDKYKNSEKLVKRVYKGIPLQLRGQAWALLLDIEKVKQDNQGKYEKMKQQARSFSTEIKQIDLDVNRTFRNHIMFMDRFGVKQQALFHVLAAYSVYNTEVSYCQGMSQIAAILLMYLNEEDAFWALSQLLTNSRHAMHGFFIPGFPKLQRFQNHHELILSKMLPKLKKHLDKEQMTTGIYTTKWFLQCFIDRTPFTLTLRLWDIYILEGEKLLNAMAYTTFKLHKKRLLKLQLEDLREFLQEQLAVSFLLPDDVVVEQLQAAMSELRSKKLDQPPPAKSEELPKKPLGQERPVLLRPLQPDSPPEVKINLQPQSQPKTDPPQTDSISLHQTPSPAEPQDSRTPPSLSPDPVVVHTPGTPTPLRPCRAPPLPPKVDKPCAGLDREVKESLPDVSQPEEGGRQESQCRRPETPVDWPPPYEPPALDALTLQAENEIMDLPDLPPPPFFYTEQNDQSLVDSESPCLGAGPEIHRRSPSPRSASPLVTQMKPSPKSCLKPPTSLDLTQKKPPPSKPSPPHAFTTSSSCSPRLPPSKPTKFPVSLYVPGTAGDRRPSNTSQYDNLSEADEDDRYLERLLGSTPEEGPSMHGKPPHTIGRDYDPALYPLPPPPVFIPPSPSPVPPSLSALPSLPQEPEYEGEDSWVKDSIIPPPPPSFADRLTPFQCSAASCSDTHRATSPGFSKPFSRGPRDHSAFPAPLLYTGSPPGHSRPSGQSAVGVPLVRSSPDFCRMPPGGQQLPKSVTF from the exons ATGAAGAAGGACATAGACACATTGATAGCAGAGGAACGCGCTGAAATCATCACTAAATATGACAAG GGCAGGCAGGAGGGTGTCAGAATTGACCCATGGGAGGATGCTGACTATAGCATCTATAAGGTCACTGACCGCTTCGGCTTCCTGCA TGAGAAAGAGCTGCCAACACCCAGTGCGCTTGAAGAGAAG CAAAAGCAGCAGGAGATAGAGCGAGTGGAGAAATGGCTGAAGATGGTGAAGAACTGGGATAAGTACAAGAACAGTGAAAAG CTGGTGAAGCGTGTGTACAAAGGCATCCCTCTGCAGCTGCGAGGCCAGGCATGGGCCTTGCTTTTGGACATAGAGAAAGTCAAGCAAGATAACCAGGGGAAATATGAG aaaatgaagcagcagGCTCGAAGCTTCTCCACAGAGATCAAACAGATTGACTTAGACGTCAACAGAACCTTCAGGAACCACATCATGTTCATGGACCGCTTTGGAGTCAA GCAACAGGCACTTTTCCACGTATTAGCAGCATACTCTGTCTACAACACT GAGGTGAGCTACTGCCAGGGGATGAGTCAGATCGCTGCCATCTTGCTCATGTACCTGAATGAGGAAGATGCCTTCTGGGCTCTGTCCCAGCTCTTAACCAACAGCAGGCATGCCATGCACG GGTTCTTCATCCCGGGATTTCCCAAGCTGCAGCGTTTCCAAAACCACCACGAGCTGATCCTCTCCAAAATGCTGCCAAAGCTGAAGAAACACCTG GACAAGGAGCAGATGACAACAGGGATTTATACCACCAAATGGTTTTTGCAGTGCTTCATTGACAGA ACCCCGTTCACCCTCACCCTGCGTTTATGGGACATCTACATATTGGAGGGAGAGAAGCTGCTAAATGCCATGGCTTATACAACCTTCAAGTTACACAAGA AGCGCCTGCTGAAGCTCCAGCTAGAGGACCTGAGGGAGTTTCTCCAGGAGCAGCTGGCTGTTTCTTTCCTCCtgcctgatgatgtggtggttgAACAGTTACAGGCTGCTATGTCTGAGCTTCGCAGTAAAAAGCTGGATCAACCTCCTCCAG CCAAATCAGAGGAGCTGCCAAAGAAACCTCTCGGGCAAGAGAGACCAGTTCTCCTCCGGCCCCTGCAGCCGGACTCTCCTCCGGAGGtcaaaataaatctgcagcccCAAAGCCAACCCAAAACAGACCCCCCTCAAACAGACAGCATCTCTCTACACCAGACCCCTTCTCCTGCAGAGCCCCAGGACTCGAGAACACCTCCTTCGCTTTCACCTGACCCAGTTGTAGTCCACACACCAGGAACTCCTACTCCTTTAAGACCATGTAGAGCACCTCCATTACCTCCTAAAGTAGACAAACCCTGTGCTGGGTTGGACAGAGAGGTGAAGGAGTCTCTTCCAGATGTTAGCCAGCCCGAAGAAGGGGGAAGACAGGAGAGCCAGTGTAGACGTCCGGAGACCCCTGTGGATTGGCCTCCACCCTATGAGCCCCCTGCTTTGGATGCTCTTACCCTGCAGGCTGAGAATGAGATTATGGACCTTCCTGATCTGCCACCTCCACCTTTCTTTTACACTGAACAGAATGACCAAAGTCTTGTGGATAGCGAATCGCCCTGCCTGGGGGCTGGCCCAGAGATCCACCGCCGCTCCCCTTCCCCCCGCTCAGCTTCACCACTGGTCACTCAAATGAAACCATCTCCAAAATCATGCCTAAAACCACCCACATCTCTCGacctcacacagaaaaaacCACCTCCCTCAAAGCCATCCCCTCCCCACGCCTTcaccacatcctcctcctgctctcccagACTGCCTCCTTCAAAGCCAACCAAGTTCCCAGTCTCTCTCTACGTCCCGGGGACCGCGGGAGACCGACGGCCCTCCAACACATCCCAGTATGACAACCTTTCTGAGGCTGACGAAGACGACCGCTACCTGGAGAGGCTGCTGGGCTCTACGCCTGAAGAAGGTCCCAGCATGCACGGCAAGCCTCCACATACCATTGGCAGAGACTATGACCCTGCTCTCTaccctctgcctccacctcctgtgTTCATCCCTCCTTCACCTTCTCCTGTTCCTCCCTCGCTGTCCGCTCTCCCCAGCTTGCCTCAGGAGCCTGAATACGAAGGAGAGGACAGCTGGGTGAAGGACTccatcatccctcctcctccacctagTTTTGCTGACAGGCTCACTCCCTTCCAGTGCAGTGCTGCCAGCtgttct